The following coding sequences lie in one Maribacter forsetii DSM 18668 genomic window:
- the rplL gene encoding 50S ribosomal protein L7/L12, whose amino-acid sequence MADLKDFAEQLVNLTVKEVNELADILKDEYGIEPAAAAVAVAAGGGGEAGEAAEEKTEFDVILKAAGASKLAVVKLVKELTGLGLKDAKDIVDSAPKAVKEAVTKDEAEGIKKSLEEAGAEVELK is encoded by the coding sequence ATGGCAGATTTAAAAGATTTCGCAGAACAATTAGTTAACTTAACAGTTAAAGAAGTAAACGAGTTAGCTGATATATTAAAAGATGAGTACGGTATTGAGCCTGCAGCAGCAGCAGTAGCAGTAGCTGCCGGTGGTGGTGGTGAAGCTGGTGAAGCAGCAGAAGAAAAAACTGAATTCGATGTAATATTGAAAGCAGCAGGTGCTTCTAAATTAGCAGTAGTTAAATTGGTTAAGGAATTAACTGGTTTAGGTTTGAAAGATGCGAAAGATATCGTTGATAGCGCGCCAAAAGCTGTTAAAGAAGCAGTTACTAAAGATGAGGCTGAAGGTATCAAAAAATCATTGGAAGAAGCTGGAGCAGAAGTTGAGCTTAAATAA
- the rplJ gene encoding 50S ribosomal protein L10 → MTREEKATVIKDLTTQLADSSTIYVADISGLDAGTTSDLRRACFKADIRLAVVKNTLLAKAMEASDKEFGELPEILKGNTSLMFSEVANAPAKLIKNFRKKSDKPLLKGAFVEEAIYIGDENLDALVSIKSKEEMIGEIIGLLQSPAKNVISGLKSGGGKIAGILKTLSER, encoded by the coding sequence ATGACAAGAGAAGAAAAAGCAACGGTTATAAAAGATTTGACTACGCAGTTGGCAGATAGCAGCACTATATATGTAGCTGATATCTCAGGTTTAGATGCAGGAACAACTTCTGATTTAAGAAGAGCTTGTTTTAAAGCTGATATTAGACTAGCTGTAGTTAAAAATACATTGCTTGCAAAGGCAATGGAAGCTTCTGATAAAGAATTTGGTGAATTACCGGAAATATTAAAAGGGAATACTTCTCTTATGTTTTCTGAGGTTGCCAATGCTCCAGCAAAATTAATAAAGAATTTCAGAAAGAAATCTGATAAGCCTTTATTGAAAGGAGCTTTTGTAGAAGAAGCAATTTACATAGGTGATGAAAACTTGGATGCTTTAGTTAGCATTAAGTCTAAGGAAGAAATGATTGGAGAAATCATTGGATTATTACAATCTCCAGCTAAAAATGTTATTTCTGGACTTAAATCTGGTGGTGGAAAAATCGCTGGTATCCTTAAAACATTATCTGAAAGATAA
- the rplA gene encoding 50S ribosomal protein L1, producing the protein MAKLTKKQKEAHSKIEKDKLYSVTEASALIKEITNTKFDASVDLAVRLGVDPRKANQMVRGVVTLPHGTGKDVKVLALVTPDKEAEAQEAGADYVGLDEYLEKIKSGWTDVDVIITMPSVMGKLGPLGRVLGPRGLMPNPKTGTVTMDVAKAVSEVKAGKIDFKVDKTGIVHAAIGKASFTADKLADNAKELLDTLNKMKPTAAKGVYMKSIFMSSTMSPSLQLDPKSV; encoded by the coding sequence ATGGCAAAGTTAACTAAGAAGCAAAAGGAAGCGCACTCCAAAATAGAGAAAGATAAATTATACTCTGTTACGGAAGCTTCAGCTTTAATTAAAGAGATAACCAATACAAAATTCGATGCATCTGTAGATTTAGCTGTTCGTTTGGGTGTAGATCCAAGAAAAGCAAATCAAATGGTTCGTGGTGTGGTAACATTACCTCATGGAACTGGTAAAGATGTTAAGGTTTTGGCTTTGGTAACACCAGACAAAGAAGCAGAGGCTCAAGAAGCAGGTGCAGACTATGTTGGTTTAGATGAGTATTTGGAGAAAATTAAAAGCGGTTGGACAGATGTTGATGTAATCATCACTATGCCAAGTGTAATGGGTAAATTAGGACCTTTAGGTCGTGTATTAGGACCAAGAGGTTTAATGCCTAATCCAAAAACTGGAACTGTTACTATGGATGTAGCGAAAGCTGTATCTGAGGTTAAGGCAGGTAAAATAGATTTTAAAGTTGATAAAACCGGTATCGTACATGCTGCGATAGGTAAGGCTTCTTTTACTGCTGATAAATTGGCAGATAATGCTAAGGAGTTGTTGGATACTTTGAATAAGATGAAGCCAACTGCGGCAAAGGGTGTTTATATGAAATCAATTTTCATGTCTAGCACAATGAGTCCTAGTTTGCAATTAGATCCAAAGTCAGTTTAA
- the rplK gene encoding 50S ribosomal protein L11, which produces MAKEIGKVVKLQVKGGAANPSPPVGPALGAAGVNIMEFCKQFNARTQDKPGKILPVVITVYKDKSFDFVVKTPPAAIQLLEAAKIKKGSGEPNRVKLGSVTWDQIKAIAEDKMVDLNAFTVESAMSMIAGTARSMGMKVAGKKPF; this is translated from the coding sequence ATGGCAAAAGAAATAGGTAAAGTAGTTAAACTACAAGTTAAGGGAGGTGCAGCGAATCCATCGCCACCGGTTGGACCTGCCTTAGGAGCTGCTGGTGTTAACATAATGGAATTCTGTAAGCAGTTTAATGCTCGTACGCAGGATAAACCAGGTAAGATATTACCAGTTGTTATCACCGTTTACAAGGATAAGTCTTTCGACTTCGTTGTAAAAACTCCACCGGCGGCAATTCAGCTATTGGAAGCGGCTAAGATTAAAAAAGGATCTGGCGAACCTAACAGAGTAAAATTAGGTAGTGTTACCTGGGACCAAATCAAGGCAATAGCCGAAGATAAAATGGTTGACCTTAATGCATTTACGGTAGAATCTGCTATGAGTATGATAGCTGGTACTGCGCGTTCTATGGGTATGAAGGTAGCAGGAAAAAAACCTTTTTAA
- the nusG gene encoding transcription termination/antitermination protein NusG translates to MSEVLDKKWYVVRAVSGQENKIKGYIESEVERHGFSDYLEDVLVPTEKVVQIRNGKKINKERVYFPGYIMIKANLGGEMVHIIRSITNVIGFLGETKGGDPVPLRKNEVNRMLGKVDELAVNTDSVAIPFVFGETVKVIDGPFNGFNGTVEKINEEKRKLEVMVKIFGRKTPLELSYMQVEKV, encoded by the coding sequence ATGTCAGAAGTATTGGATAAAAAGTGGTACGTTGTAAGAGCTGTTAGTGGTCAAGAGAATAAAATCAAAGGATACATTGAGAGTGAAGTAGAGCGTCATGGTTTCTCTGACTATTTAGAAGATGTTCTTGTTCCTACCGAAAAAGTTGTTCAAATCAGAAATGGAAAGAAGATAAACAAAGAAAGAGTTTATTTTCCTGGTTATATCATGATTAAAGCGAACCTTGGTGGTGAAATGGTTCATATTATAAGGTCTATTACGAATGTAATAGGTTTTTTAGGTGAAACTAAAGGAGGGGATCCTGTTCCTTTAAGAAAGAATGAAGTGAACAGAATGCTTGGTAAAGTAGATGAGCTAGCTGTAAATACAGATAGCGTTGCAATTCCATTTGTATTTGGTGAAACGGTAAAAGTAATTGATGGTCCTTTCAATGGCTTCAATGGTACTGTTGAGAAAATAAATGAGGAAAAACGTAAGCTTGAGGTTATGGTTAAGATTTTCGGAAGAAAAACACCATTAGAGTTAAGTTACATGCAGGTAGAGAAAGTATAA
- the secE gene encoding preprotein translocase subunit SecE: protein MFTYIKESVEELRNNVTLPSRAESSNLMVIVAVFSILFALATWGVDTVFSKVIKSYFNFVLN, encoded by the coding sequence ATGTTCACATATATAAAAGAATCCGTTGAAGAGTTGAGGAATAATGTTACTCTTCCGTCACGTGCAGAATCATCTAACTTGATGGTTATTGTAGCTGTGTTTTCTATCCTTTTTGCTTTGGCAACTTGGGGAGTAGATACGGTCTTTAGTAAGGTGATTAAATCTTATTTCAACTTCGTTTTAAACTAA
- the tuf gene encoding elongation factor Tu — protein sequence MAKETFDRSKPHLNIGTIGHVDHGKTTLTAAITTVLANAGLSELRSFDSIDNAPEEKERGITINTSHVEYSTANRHYAHVDCPGHADYVKNMVTGAAQMDGAILVVAATDGPMPQTREHILLGRQVGIPRIVVFMNKVDMVDDEELIELVEMEVRELLSFYEYDGDNGPVIAGSALGALNGEQKWVDTVMELMAAVDDWIELPKRDVDKDFLMPVEDVFTITGRGTVATGRIETGIANTGDPVEIIGMGAEKLNSTITGVEMFRKILDRGEAGDNVGILLRGVEKSQISRGMVICKPGSVKPHAKFEAEVYVLKKEEGGRHTPFHNNYRPQFYVRTTDVTGNIALPSGVEMVMPGDNLTITVELIQPIALSVGLRFAIREGGRTVGAGQVTKIID from the coding sequence ATGGCAAAGGAAACTTTCGATCGTTCCAAACCGCACTTAAATATAGGTACTATTGGACACGTGGATCACGGTAAAACTACATTGACTGCTGCTATTACTACTGTTTTGGCAAATGCAGGTCTTTCTGAATTGAGAAGTTTCGATTCTATCGATAACGCTCCTGAGGAAAAAGAAAGAGGTATTACAATTAACACTTCACACGTAGAGTATTCTACAGCTAACCGTCACTATGCACACGTTGACTGTCCTGGTCACGCGGATTATGTAAAGAACATGGTTACTGGTGCTGCTCAAATGGATGGTGCTATATTAGTTGTTGCTGCTACAGATGGTCCTATGCCACAAACACGTGAGCACATCTTATTAGGTCGTCAGGTTGGTATTCCAAGAATCGTTGTATTCATGAACAAAGTGGATATGGTTGATGATGAGGAGTTGATCGAGCTTGTTGAAATGGAAGTAAGAGAATTGCTTTCTTTTTACGAGTATGATGGTGATAATGGACCTGTAATCGCTGGTTCTGCATTAGGTGCATTGAACGGTGAGCAAAAGTGGGTTGATACTGTAATGGAATTGATGGCTGCTGTTGATGATTGGATCGAGCTTCCTAAAAGAGATGTTGATAAGGATTTCTTAATGCCTGTTGAAGATGTATTTACTATTACTGGTCGTGGTACTGTTGCAACTGGTCGTATAGAAACTGGTATTGCTAACACTGGTGATCCTGTTGAGATTATTGGTATGGGTGCTGAGAAATTGAACTCTACTATTACTGGGGTTGAAATGTTCCGTAAGATATTAGATAGAGGTGAGGCTGGTGATAACGTAGGTATCTTGTTAAGGGGTGTTGAAAAATCTCAAATTAGCCGTGGAATGGTAATCTGTAAGCCAGGTTCTGTTAAGCCACATGCTAAATTTGAAGCTGAGGTTTACGTATTGAAAAAAGAAGAAGGTGGTCGTCATACGCCATTCCATAATAACTATCGTCCTCAGTTTTACGTAAGAACAACGGATGTAACAGGTAATATTGCACTTCCTTCAGGAGTTGAAATGGTTATGCCTGGTGATAACTTAACAATTACAGTTGAATTGATTCAGCCAATCGCATTGAGCGTAGGTCTTCGTTTCGCTATCCGTGAAGGTGGTAGAACAGTAGGTGCTGGTCAAGTAACTAAGATTATAGATTAA
- the hpf gene encoding ribosome hibernation-promoting factor, HPF/YfiA family, protein MKVNTQSVNFNADDKLINFLQNRLDKVETFYSKVISSDVYMKVENTSAKENKIVEIKISVPKDKFVVKKQCKSFEEAVDSACSSLERRLIKQKEKIRLHA, encoded by the coding sequence ATGAAAGTAAATACGCAATCGGTAAATTTTAATGCAGACGATAAGTTGATTAATTTCCTTCAAAATAGACTTGACAAAGTGGAAACCTTTTATTCTAAGGTGATTAGCTCAGATGTTTATATGAAAGTGGAGAACACGAGTGCCAAAGAGAATAAGATAGTAGAGATTAAAATTTCGGTTCCTAAAGATAAATTTGTGGTAAAAAAACAATGTAAATCATTTGAAGAGGCTGTAGACTCTGCTTGTAGTTCGCTGGAACGTAGGCTAATAAAGCAAAAAGAAAAAATAAGATTACATGCTTGA
- a CDS encoding tyrosine-type recombinase/integrase — MFLSEFISYLSLEKNYSKHTIKAYENDLLEFSDFCLSSYDIHDIDIIEYNIVRFWIVKLSESKINNRSINRKIASLKAYFKFLQKIEVTDVNPLNKHKALKTAKKVEIPFSELEMEKVLSQIEYKEDFEGKRDELLIHVLYVTGMRRAEVIALKVLDVNFEAMTIKVLGKRNKERIIPMLLETKEKFIDYLNGRESLSEVVDEETMFLTKSGNKLYETLVYRLIKKYFREVSSKVKTSPHILRHTFATHLLNKGADLNAVKELLGHSSLASTQVYTHNSIAELKKVHAKAHPRGNK, encoded by the coding sequence ATGTTTTTAAGTGAATTTATTTCTTATCTCTCTTTGGAGAAAAATTATTCTAAACATACGATTAAGGCGTATGAGAATGATTTGCTTGAATTTAGTGATTTTTGCTTATCAAGTTATGATATCCATGATATTGATATTATAGAATATAATATTGTTCGGTTTTGGATAGTTAAACTGTCTGAAAGTAAAATCAATAATAGGTCAATCAATAGGAAAATAGCATCGCTGAAAGCTTATTTTAAGTTTCTTCAAAAAATAGAAGTGACAGATGTTAACCCTTTGAATAAGCATAAGGCATTAAAGACTGCTAAGAAAGTTGAGATTCCTTTTTCTGAATTAGAGATGGAGAAGGTGTTATCGCAAATAGAGTATAAAGAAGATTTTGAGGGTAAAAGAGATGAGTTGTTAATACATGTATTGTATGTTACAGGTATGCGTAGGGCAGAGGTTATTGCTCTAAAAGTATTAGATGTTAATTTTGAAGCAATGACAATTAAGGTCTTGGGTAAACGCAATAAGGAGAGAATTATACCAATGCTTTTAGAGACCAAAGAGAAATTTATAGATTATTTAAATGGGCGTGAAAGCTTGAGTGAAGTTGTTGACGAAGAAACTATGTTCTTAACGAAGTCAGGCAATAAATTGTATGAAACACTTGTTTATAGGTTAATAAAAAAGTACTTTAGAGAGGTTTCCTCAAAGGTGAAGACGAGTCCGCATATTCTGAGGCATACCTTTGCTACGCATCTTTTAAATAAAGGCGCGGATTTAAATGCTGTTAAAGAGTTGTTAGGTCATTCTAGTTTGGCTTCTACCCAGGTTTACACACATAATAGCATTGCAGAGTTGAAAAAAGTTCATGCAAAAGCTCATCCTAGGGGAAACAAATAA
- the rpsU gene encoding 30S ribosomal protein S21 codes for MLIIPVKEGENIDRALKRFKRKFDKTGTMRQLRKRQQFNKPSVVRRAQIQKAEYIQGLRDQEEV; via the coding sequence ATGTTAATAATACCAGTAAAAGAAGGAGAAAACATCGATAGAGCTTTAAAGCGTTTCAAGCGTAAGTTCGATAAGACAGGTACAATGAGACAGTTACGTAAGCGTCAACAGTTCAATAAGCCGTCGGTAGTTCGTAGAGCACAGATACAAAAAGCAGAATATATTCAAGGTCTAAGAGATCAGGAAGAAGTTTAG
- a CDS encoding acyl-CoA dehydrogenase family protein, with the protein MQSMYFTEEHQLFRNSLKDFLQKEVVPHIDKWEETGTIERFIWKKFGDMGYFGLATPEEDGGLGLDLFYTIILLEELQKINSGGFAAAIWAHAYLAMTHLNKEADSFLKEKYLRPSVNGDKIGCLCISEPFGGSDVAAMRTTAVKQGDHYVLNGSKTFITNGVYADYMIVAAKTSPELGNKGISIFAVDRNSVGVTANKLNKLGWRASDTAELAFDNVKIPLENLMGEENMGFSYIMEHFSLERLIMGVNAHARSEHVLDYALNYMSEREAFGRSINKFQALRHRVVDLHADIDMCKEYNYSVAYRLDKGQYVVKEATISKLKSTKVADEVAYECLQFLGGYGYIEDYPMARNFRDSRLGPIGGGTSEILREIISKIIIDKKEYKPATV; encoded by the coding sequence ATGCAAAGTATGTACTTCACAGAAGAACATCAGTTATTTAGGAACAGCCTAAAAGATTTTTTACAGAAAGAAGTAGTCCCTCATATAGATAAATGGGAAGAAACTGGAACTATAGAAAGGTTCATTTGGAAGAAATTTGGAGATATGGGCTATTTTGGTCTGGCAACGCCTGAAGAAGATGGTGGTTTGGGTCTTGATCTTTTCTATACTATTATTTTGTTAGAAGAGTTGCAAAAGATAAATTCTGGAGGGTTTGCGGCGGCTATTTGGGCACATGCGTATTTGGCAATGACCCATTTGAATAAAGAAGCAGATTCTTTTTTAAAGGAAAAGTATTTACGACCAAGTGTAAATGGTGATAAAATAGGTTGTCTTTGTATTTCGGAGCCTTTTGGTGGCAGCGATGTTGCGGCAATGAGAACCACGGCAGTAAAGCAAGGTGATCATTATGTTTTAAATGGTTCCAAAACTTTTATCACAAATGGGGTATATGCCGATTACATGATCGTGGCGGCAAAAACAAGTCCTGAGTTGGGTAATAAGGGAATTAGCATTTTTGCTGTGGATAGAAATAGTGTAGGGGTAACGGCTAACAAATTGAATAAATTAGGTTGGCGGGCTTCTGATACTGCAGAATTGGCATTCGACAATGTTAAGATTCCTTTAGAAAACCTAATGGGTGAAGAAAACATGGGCTTTTCATATATAATGGAGCATTTCTCTTTAGAAAGATTGATAATGGGGGTTAATGCTCATGCAAGGTCAGAACATGTTTTAGACTATGCTTTGAACTATATGTCAGAAAGGGAAGCTTTTGGTAGGTCTATAAATAAATTTCAGGCACTTAGGCATCGTGTAGTTGATTTACATGCGGATATAGATATGTGTAAAGAATATAATTATTCCGTAGCGTATCGTTTAGATAAAGGACAGTATGTTGTTAAAGAGGCGACCATATCTAAGTTAAAATCGACAAAAGTTGCTGATGAAGTAGCTTATGAATGTTTGCAGTTTTTAGGAGGTTACGGATATATTGAAGATTACCCAATGGCACGTAACTTTAGAGATAGTAGGTTAGGTCCAATAGGCGGTGGTACATCAGAAATATTGCGAGAAATTATTTCTAAGATCATTATTGATAAGAAAGAATACAAACCAGCTACGGTATAG